The proteins below come from a single Pseudarthrobacter sp. SSS035 genomic window:
- the leuC gene encoding 3-isopropylmalate dehydratase large subunit: MAKTLAEKVWDAHVVRKGEGEGANGQPDLLFIDLHLVHEVTSPQAFEGLRLAGRKLRRPDLTIATEDHNTPTLDIDKPIADLTSRTQIQTLRNNCAEFGVRLHSLGDAEQGIVHVVGPQLGLTQPGMTVVCGDSHTSTHGAFGALAMGIGTSEVEHVMATQTLSLKPFKTMAINVEGTLRPGVTAKDIILAVIAKIGTGGGQGYVLEYRGSAIRALSMEARMTICNMSIEAGARAGLVAPDQITYDYMNGRPHAPQGAEWDAAVEYWNTLRTDDDATFDVEVALDADTLEPFVTWGTNPGQGVSLSARVPSPEDFGDENAKAAAERALQYMGLTAGTPMKDIRVDTVFLGSCTNSRMEDLRAAADIIRGRRKDPNIRMLVVPGSARVRLEAEAEGLDKVFKDFGAEWRFAGCSMCLGMNPDQLEVGERCASTSNRNFEGRQGKGGRTHLVSPVVAAATAIRGTLSSPSDLDPAPESAAIRTDAA, from the coding sequence GTGGCAAAGACACTGGCCGAGAAAGTCTGGGACGCACATGTGGTGCGCAAAGGCGAGGGCGAAGGAGCCAATGGCCAGCCCGACCTCCTCTTCATTGACCTTCACCTTGTCCATGAGGTGACCTCTCCGCAGGCCTTCGAGGGCCTGCGCCTGGCGGGCCGCAAGCTGCGCCGGCCGGACCTCACCATCGCCACGGAGGACCACAACACTCCCACGCTGGACATCGACAAGCCCATTGCCGATCTCACCAGCCGCACGCAGATCCAGACGCTGCGCAACAACTGCGCAGAGTTCGGCGTCCGCCTGCACTCGCTCGGCGACGCGGAACAGGGCATTGTGCACGTGGTTGGCCCGCAGCTTGGCCTCACACAGCCTGGCATGACCGTTGTCTGCGGTGACTCCCACACGTCCACCCATGGCGCGTTCGGTGCCCTGGCCATGGGCATCGGTACGTCCGAAGTGGAGCACGTCATGGCCACCCAGACGCTGTCCCTGAAGCCGTTCAAAACCATGGCCATCAACGTCGAAGGCACGCTGCGCCCGGGCGTTACCGCCAAGGACATCATCCTGGCCGTGATTGCCAAGATCGGCACCGGCGGAGGCCAGGGCTACGTCCTGGAATACCGCGGTTCCGCCATCCGCGCGCTGTCCATGGAAGCCCGCATGACCATCTGCAACATGTCCATCGAAGCCGGCGCCCGCGCCGGCCTGGTGGCCCCGGACCAGATCACCTACGACTACATGAATGGCCGCCCGCACGCCCCACAGGGCGCCGAATGGGATGCCGCCGTCGAGTACTGGAACACGCTGAGGACCGACGACGACGCCACGTTCGACGTCGAGGTGGCCCTGGACGCCGACACGCTGGAGCCGTTCGTCACCTGGGGCACAAACCCAGGGCAGGGTGTTTCGCTTTCCGCCAGGGTCCCGTCCCCGGAGGACTTCGGCGACGAAAACGCCAAGGCTGCCGCCGAACGCGCCCTGCAGTACATGGGACTGACCGCCGGTACGCCCATGAAAGACATCCGAGTGGACACGGTCTTCCTGGGCTCCTGCACCAACTCGCGCATGGAGGACCTCCGGGCCGCTGCGGACATCATCCGCGGGCGCCGGAAGGACCCCAACATCCGGATGCTGGTGGTGCCCGGTTCGGCCCGCGTGCGGCTGGAAGCAGAGGCCGAAGGGCTGGACAAGGTCTTCAAGGACTTCGGCGCCGAGTGGCGCTTCGCCGGCTGCTCGATGTGCCTGGGCATGAACCCGGACCAGCTGGAGGTGGGGGAGCGTTGCGCCTCGACGTCCAACCGAAACTTCGAAGGCCGTCAGGGCAAGGGCGGCCGCACCCACCTGGTATCGCCGGTGGTGGCAGCGGCCACGGCCATCCGTGGCACCCTGAGTTCGCCGTCGGACCTCGATCCGGCTCCCGAATCCGCCGCCATCCGCACCGACGCAGCCTAG
- the leuD gene encoding 3-isopropylmalate dehydratase small subunit, whose translation MEKFTTHTGIGVPLRQSNVDTDQIIPAVYLKRITRTGFEDALFSAWRKDPAFILNQAPFNAGSVLVAGPDFGTGSSREHAVWALKDYGFKTVLSSRFADIFRGNSGKQGLLAAELAQDDIELIWKELENAPGTEVTVDLVSKTVICGTIVAPFEIDDYTRWRLLEGLDDIGLTLQHEEDITAFEATRPAFMPTTLPARLS comes from the coding sequence ATGGAAAAGTTCACCACCCACACCGGCATCGGCGTGCCGCTGCGCCAGAGCAACGTTGACACGGACCAGATCATCCCCGCGGTCTACCTCAAGCGGATCACCCGAACCGGCTTCGAGGACGCACTGTTCTCCGCCTGGCGCAAGGACCCGGCCTTCATCCTGAACCAGGCGCCGTTCAACGCCGGCTCCGTCCTGGTGGCGGGCCCGGATTTCGGCACCGGTTCGTCCCGTGAACACGCCGTCTGGGCGCTGAAGGACTATGGTTTCAAGACCGTCCTGTCTTCACGTTTCGCTGATATTTTCCGCGGCAACTCCGGCAAGCAGGGTCTGCTGGCCGCTGAGCTCGCCCAGGACGACATAGAGCTGATCTGGAAAGAGCTCGAGAACGCTCCCGGCACCGAAGTCACCGTTGATCTCGTCTCCAAAACTGTCATCTGCGGCACCATCGTGGCACCCTTTGAAATCGACGATTACACGCGCTGGCGCCTCCTGGAGGGCCTGGACGACATTGGCCTGACACTCCAGCACGAAGAGGACATCACTGCCTTCGAGGCCACCCGTCCGGCCTTTATGCCCACAACGCTTCCGGCCCGCCTTTCCTGA
- the murA gene encoding UDP-N-acetylglucosamine 1-carboxyvinyltransferase, whose translation MSSVLTIRGGVPLTGRVSVRGAKNLVPKAMVAALLGNEPSVLRNVPEIKDVEVVTSLLQLHGVTVVKDPVSGDLTLDPKAAKTAPSTAIDAHAGDSRIPILLCGPLIHAIGEAFIPDLGGCKIGDRPIDYHLNVLRQFGAVVEKRPGGIHISAPKGLHGAKINLPYPSVGATEQVLLSATRAEGITELSGAATEPEIIDLIAVLQKMGAIISVQTDRTIRIEGVRDLGGYNHRALSDRNESASWASAALVTRGDIFVEGASQRDMMTFLNTYRKVGGGMDIGEDGIRFYHRGGKLNPLVLETDVHPGFMTDWQQPLVVALTQAEGVSIVHETVYENRFGFTDALIRMGASIQVHRECLGSVPCRFGQRNFLHSAVISGPTQLKGADIDVPDLRGGFSHLIAALAASGTSRVTGIDIINRGYERFTEKLSGLGADFDITSTK comes from the coding sequence ATGAGTAGTGTTCTGACAATCCGCGGCGGAGTCCCGCTTACAGGCCGCGTCAGCGTCCGGGGGGCCAAAAACCTTGTTCCCAAGGCCATGGTGGCAGCATTACTGGGCAACGAGCCGTCGGTGTTGCGGAACGTTCCGGAGATCAAGGACGTCGAGGTTGTCACCTCGCTCCTGCAGCTGCACGGAGTGACGGTGGTCAAGGATCCCGTCAGCGGTGACCTCACCCTGGATCCGAAGGCGGCCAAAACCGCCCCGAGCACGGCGATCGATGCCCACGCCGGTGATTCGCGGATCCCCATCCTGCTCTGCGGACCCCTGATCCATGCGATCGGTGAGGCCTTCATTCCGGACCTTGGCGGCTGCAAGATCGGTGACCGGCCCATCGACTACCACCTGAACGTACTCCGCCAGTTCGGCGCCGTGGTGGAAAAGCGCCCGGGCGGCATTCACATCTCTGCGCCCAAGGGCCTGCATGGCGCCAAGATCAACCTGCCGTACCCCTCGGTGGGTGCCACGGAGCAGGTGCTGCTCAGCGCTACCCGCGCCGAAGGGATCACGGAGCTTTCCGGCGCTGCCACGGAACCCGAGATCATCGACCTCATAGCAGTGCTGCAGAAGATGGGCGCCATCATCAGCGTCCAGACCGACCGGACCATCCGCATTGAAGGCGTCCGGGACCTGGGCGGCTACAACCACCGTGCCCTCTCGGACCGCAACGAATCGGCGTCGTGGGCTTCGGCAGCACTGGTGACCCGCGGTGACATCTTCGTCGAAGGCGCCTCGCAGCGGGACATGATGACGTTCCTGAACACCTACCGGAAGGTAGGCGGCGGCATGGACATCGGCGAGGACGGCATCCGCTTCTACCACCGGGGCGGCAAGCTCAACCCGCTGGTCCTGGAAACGGATGTGCACCCCGGCTTTATGACCGACTGGCAGCAGCCGCTGGTGGTGGCACTGACCCAGGCCGAAGGCGTGTCGATCGTCCACGAGACCGTCTATGAAAACAGGTTCGGCTTCACCGACGCGCTCATCCGGATGGGCGCGAGCATCCAGGTGCACCGCGAGTGCCTGGGCAGCGTGCCGTGCCGCTTCGGCCAGCGCAACTTCCTCCACTCCGCCGTCATCTCCGGTCCCACCCAGCTCAAGGGCGCCGACATCGACGTACCGGACCTGCGTGGCGGCTTCAGCCACCTGATCGCGGCGCTGGCCGCTTCGGGCACGTCGCGCGTGACCGGGATCGACATCATCAACCGCGGCTACGAACGTTTCACCGAAAAGCTGTCCGGCCTCGGCGCCGACTTCGACATCACCTCGACAAAGTAA
- a CDS encoding 1-acyl-sn-glycerol-3-phosphate acyltransferase, with amino-acid sequence MKETAKSQATFVVVAAIVRTVLNAMMNKKWEGLENLPAGGFIAAPNHCTEIDPLIVGHILYNQKRAPHFLAKAGLFKVPVLGAVLRATRQIPVERSTAGANRSLQLAQEIVADGGAIIIYPEGTLTRDPALWPMKGHTGAARLALEGGIPVVPIAHWGAHEVFPRYAKRFHLFPRRTSRVMVGKPVDLSQFMGRPLDKATLTAATEKIMDAVTGLLADIRGEEPPAERWDPSKHNQATHGRFVVRENPDDAADAI; translated from the coding sequence GTGAAGGAAACGGCCAAGAGCCAGGCCACATTCGTTGTGGTCGCGGCCATAGTGCGCACGGTGCTGAACGCAATGATGAACAAGAAGTGGGAAGGCCTCGAGAACCTCCCCGCCGGCGGGTTTATTGCCGCGCCTAACCATTGCACGGAAATCGATCCGCTGATCGTGGGGCACATTCTCTACAACCAGAAGCGCGCCCCGCACTTCCTGGCGAAGGCCGGGCTGTTCAAGGTTCCGGTCCTGGGCGCGGTCCTGCGGGCCACCCGGCAGATCCCGGTGGAACGCTCGACGGCGGGAGCGAACCGCTCGCTGCAGCTCGCCCAGGAGATTGTGGCGGACGGCGGGGCCATCATCATCTACCCCGAAGGCACACTCACCCGCGATCCCGCGCTGTGGCCGATGAAGGGCCACACCGGCGCTGCCCGCCTTGCCCTGGAAGGCGGCATTCCCGTGGTACCGATCGCGCACTGGGGCGCCCATGAGGTGTTCCCGCGTTATGCGAAGCGGTTCCACCTTTTCCCGCGCAGGACGTCCAGGGTGATGGTGGGCAAGCCCGTTGACCTCAGCCAGTTCATGGGCCGGCCACTGGACAAAGCAACGCTGACCGCGGCAACCGAGAAGATCATGGATGCCGTGACCGGTTTGCTGGCCGACATCCGCGGGGAGGAGCCGCCCGCTGAACGCTGGGACCCTTCCAAACACAATCAAGCCACGCACGGTCGCTTCGTTGTGCGGGAAAATCCTGACGACGCTGCGGATGCCATCTGA
- a CDS encoding NAD(P)H-dependent glycerol-3-phosphate dehydrogenase — MADGSRQGSARSVAVVGAGSWGTTFAKILADAARAAGEQRSIRIWGRRSEVVEQINSTHRNVQYLKDTELPPSITASTDVSEVLAGADLVVLAVPAQSLRLQLREWKPLIAADAVVVSLMKGLELGTDSRMSEVISDELGIPADRIAVVSGPNLAMEIAREEPTASVVACSDAATAGWIARSCTAPYFRPYTTADVVGVEIGGIVKNVIALAVGICEGKQMGDNTKASVITRGLAETSRLALALGGEARTMAGLAGLGDLVATCSSPLSRNHTAGRMLGQGLTLEQLAQQMTQTAEGIKSGQAVHELAGKLGVEMPITAAVVAVLAGKLSVDQLGPLLLARDLKPEGDY, encoded by the coding sequence ATGGCTGACGGAAGCCGTCAGGGTTCCGCCCGGTCTGTCGCCGTCGTGGGCGCCGGTTCCTGGGGTACCACATTCGCCAAGATCCTCGCCGATGCGGCTCGGGCAGCAGGGGAACAGCGGAGCATCCGGATCTGGGGCCGGCGCAGCGAAGTGGTGGAGCAGATCAACAGCACGCACCGGAACGTCCAGTACCTGAAGGACACAGAGCTGCCGCCCAGCATCACAGCGTCCACAGACGTCAGCGAGGTGCTGGCGGGCGCGGACCTGGTGGTCCTGGCCGTTCCTGCACAGTCACTGCGACTCCAGCTCCGTGAATGGAAGCCGCTGATCGCCGCTGACGCCGTGGTGGTGTCCCTGATGAAGGGCCTGGAGCTCGGCACGGACTCCCGGATGAGTGAGGTGATCAGCGACGAACTGGGGATTCCCGCGGACCGCATTGCCGTGGTTTCCGGTCCCAACCTGGCCATGGAGATCGCCCGGGAGGAACCGACTGCTTCTGTGGTGGCCTGTTCCGATGCGGCCACCGCGGGCTGGATCGCGAGGAGCTGCACCGCACCGTACTTCCGTCCGTACACCACGGCGGATGTCGTCGGTGTGGAAATTGGCGGCATCGTCAAGAACGTCATAGCGCTGGCCGTGGGCATCTGTGAAGGTAAACAGATGGGGGACAACACCAAGGCCTCCGTGATCACCCGGGGCTTGGCCGAAACATCCAGGCTTGCCCTTGCCCTCGGTGGCGAGGCGCGGACCATGGCCGGGCTGGCGGGCCTGGGGGATCTGGTGGCGACGTGTTCCTCGCCTCTGTCGCGAAACCATACGGCCGGCCGGATGCTGGGCCAGGGACTTACCCTTGAGCAGTTGGCGCAGCAGATGACACAAACAGCCGAAGGCATCAAATCCGGCCAGGCTGTGCATGAACTTGCGGGGAAACTGGGCGTCGAAATGCCCATCACTGCCGCCGTCGTAGCCGTCCTGGCCGGCAAACTGTCCGTTGACCAACTGGGGCCGCTGCTGCTGGCCCGGGACCTGAAACCCGAAGGCGATTACTGA
- a CDS encoding D-alanine--D-alanine ligase family protein: protein MSDDNLTAADSAPRAKPRVAVLFGGRSSEHAVSCVTAAGVLGAINKDKYDVIPIGIAKSGQWVLAAGDTAQWSLSASSLPEVPPSSETVTLAEIGGEHQLIVASPNQVPQELGTVDVVFPLLHGPFGEDGTIQGLLELSDTRYVGAGVLASAVGMDKHYMKVVFEAAGLHVGPYIAVTDRQWVKDAEAVRKQVDQLGFPVFVKPARAGSSMGISKVDSLEGLDAAVEEARRHDLKLVIEAGIVGREIECAVLEGRGTDSPRTSMPGEISVAAGTHEFYDFNAKYVEDDAAALSCPADIPEEAIVRVRELAAAAFDAVGAEGLSRVDFFYTPDGELIINEINTMPGFTPKSMYPQMWAASGLNYADLIDELIHLALNRKTGLR from the coding sequence ATGTCCGACGATAACCTGACCGCAGCGGACTCCGCCCCCCGGGCCAAACCCCGCGTCGCGGTCCTTTTTGGTGGCCGGTCCAGCGAACATGCCGTGAGCTGCGTGACCGCCGCCGGCGTTCTGGGCGCCATCAACAAAGACAAGTACGATGTCATCCCCATCGGCATCGCCAAGTCGGGGCAGTGGGTGCTGGCTGCCGGGGATACAGCCCAGTGGTCGCTGTCCGCGTCGTCGCTGCCGGAGGTCCCGCCGTCGTCGGAAACGGTGACACTGGCCGAGATCGGCGGCGAGCACCAGCTGATCGTCGCCTCACCGAACCAGGTACCGCAGGAACTCGGGACGGTGGACGTTGTGTTTCCCCTTCTCCACGGTCCCTTTGGCGAGGACGGCACCATCCAGGGGCTCCTGGAACTGTCCGACACGCGCTACGTCGGCGCCGGCGTGCTTGCGTCGGCTGTGGGCATGGACAAGCACTACATGAAGGTTGTGTTCGAGGCCGCCGGGCTGCACGTGGGGCCCTACATTGCCGTCACGGACCGTCAGTGGGTCAAGGACGCGGAGGCCGTCCGCAAGCAGGTGGACCAGCTCGGCTTTCCCGTGTTCGTCAAGCCGGCGCGGGCGGGTTCGTCCATGGGGATCTCCAAAGTGGACTCGCTCGAGGGACTCGACGCCGCCGTCGAGGAAGCCCGGCGCCACGACCTCAAACTGGTCATCGAGGCTGGCATCGTAGGGCGTGAGATTGAGTGTGCGGTCTTGGAAGGACGCGGGACCGATTCCCCCCGGACGTCCATGCCGGGCGAAATTTCCGTCGCCGCCGGAACGCACGAATTCTACGACTTCAACGCGAAGTATGTTGAGGACGACGCCGCCGCGCTGAGCTGCCCCGCCGACATTCCCGAGGAAGCCATCGTGCGGGTCCGGGAACTCGCGGCAGCTGCCTTCGACGCTGTGGGTGCGGAAGGCCTGAGCCGCGTGGACTTCTTCTATACGCCCGACGGCGAATTGATCATCAACGAGATCAACACCATGCCCGGGTTTACGCCCAAGAGCATGTACCCGCAGATGTGGGCAGCATCAGGCCTGAATTACGCGGACCTGATTGATGAGCTGATCCATCTGGCCTTGAACCGGAAGACCGGCCTCCGCTGA